The window TTTTAAAGCTTTGCATCTTGTACCAAATTGATTTATACTTTGTCTTATTTAATATGAAGCGATGTCGGATGACACCCCTTACTAAAGGGTGTCTCCCTGCCCCAAACTCATTGGAGTCGTCTATATGAATCTTTTATAGCCATGTGATAACTTTAGGTTAAACTTTTTTAATGCAGATGACACAGGAATGTTTTATGGGATTGAGTATTACAATGACATGTTGCTACAAGCAGGTGAAACTGGGAATGTACAAAGTGAGTTGTTAATGCAGAAAGATGCAGGGATTTTCACATTTAGGGAAGGATGGGCTTTTCCAAGAAAGATTTCGTCCAATGGAGAAGACTGTGTTTTACCTTCACGATGGCTATCCAAGGCTTCCAAATTCTAGTCAATTTATGGCTCCTTCAATATTTACTATCAttgttttcttcctctctttgaTATTAACCTTATTTTAATAAGTTTAACCAgtaattaatactccctctgttccaatttatgtgaacctgtttgactgggcacggagtttaagaaaaaaatgaagacttttggaatttgtggtcctaaacaagtccaaatggggctcaaagtatttgtatggttataaaagcttctcattaagggtagagttgtaactttaagctaaattgttaccaaaattagaaagggttcattctttttggaacggaccaaaaaggaaataggttcacataaactggaacagagggagtattaaTTTATAGATTGATAGTGTCTCTCAAGTGTGTTCTCTTAATCATGTGTCAATTTCATAGAGGTCTTCTATGCACAAGTTTTAGTGTTTTATTTTAGTATTATatcaaatactaaataaaatcTGTGAAAGTATTAGAGAGAAACACAAAGCAAATTAAATGaataaaatttatttgctttATAGAGATTGAAAGTAGATGATATAATAGAGAGAAAATACACACCAATTAAACCAAACAAAAGATTTTTATTCTATATAGAGAAAGATAGTGTTGAGGAAAAATATATATCAACCCAAACCATATCACTTTTTTCTTATACATTTAGAGAAAAATATGTGAAAGTATACTAAGAGAATTCTACCCACCAAACAAAAATAACTTTTATTTCCTAGTAGGGGAAAAAAGGGTGAAAAGTGTTGAAAgggatatatgtatatatataaccagCAAATACAAAAATTGTTGATATATAAATACCCATCAAACAAaaccaatattttttttttattaacgaAATTGTCTTACGCATAGAATTGAGCCGATTTATTAGAAAAATGCTTTCCTCCCCTGccgaaaaagaataataatatattCAGCATTCCTATGCAAATTAGGATTTGGAAATAGTAATTGCAACTTAATTAGGTAACTTCTATTACCAAAAGTATAAATTTCCAAAGTAGGATTCCATTAAGAGATATGTTATAAGTTTGGCGGTTTCCATCTTTTAACAAAAAATCACTATATATATTCCTCTCGCGACTCTTCACTTTGTCAAAATTATTCGGTGCAAACAATTAGCCATGGCAGAAGAAAACCAAAACAAGAAGAAAACAAACAATCCCAAAACATATCAAGTCAGGAAAGAATGCATAAAGAGGAAAACAATGGAGCTTTCAACTCTCTGTGATATCAAGTGTTGTACTATTATTACGAGTCCTCAAGGGGAACTTCAGACTTGGCCTGAAAATTTGGATGCTGTTAAACAAGTTCTTAATTTGTATACTAAAACCCTAACTCCCAACAAAAAGGCGAATAAGGAATTatcagaaaaagaagaagagattgATATTCTGACGTTAGTGGAATCAAAACTTGATGCTGTGAACAACAGAATTCTTTACTTGGAGAACAAGAATGCTGGTTTTGTTAGTAATAGTAAGGGTAAGGTAAGAAACAGAGGATTGAATGATTTGTTGATTGATTGGAAACAGTAATTCGTTTATTATTTTAATGTCTATTTTTCTGTATTTTGATAACTAGTTTAGATCATCAAGAGATAACAATTGGGATCGTACGTTGTAGAATTTacagaagttgaaagatttatcTTTGATATGGGAAGTGTATATCCCtgaatttcttcttcttcatatcgAATGtcgaatttttgtttttgttgaatgggaaaaccctaatttctcacGGGAGTAATCACTTGGAACATACATGCTGGAATCAACCACCTCAGGTGAGTCAACTGTCATAAATGCTATTCTTTAGCATTGACCACCAGGTGCGCGTAAAAGCTTAACGAATGTTGATGTAAAGACACATGTTGTCACAAGAATTAGAACCAATTCTAGATAGTAGAAGAGCAACCCCATTAAAGGTAAGTTCAAGAGAGGCAAGACCTCGTCTTGATCGCGGACACAATGGAATTTGTGAACTTTTGTCACTCCATGGCAAAATCAGACGAGGGAAAGTCAGTAAGCTGTGATTGAAGTCGTAGCTAATTTCCGGTCAAATGTGAAGTTGTCCTGAAACAGGATCACGGTCGGCCTCTTTTTGTCTCAAAGAGAGGTTTGAAAATTGCTGATCGAGATCCCTACTGGTGTTGCGGCGATGGCTGGAAGATAGTTGTTgtggctgctgttgttgctgaTACAATGCTCGCAGCCTTCCTCTTTCTCTTTCCAGAACTTCATGCTCCACTGCATGGGAAATTTATGAGTGgtagtttttgatgaaataaagtACCGGCTATATAAACGTTTAACTGCTCCGATCCCAAAGACCAGTATCTCATAAAATTCAAAATAGTTAATTCAACTATGGTAGTTTCCTGCAAGTCTTTGAATCAAGGAAAAAGAACTCCACTTAGGGGGAATTAAAGATCAATTATTTAGCTTCAATTTTTTTAATGAGAAAGATCAATTATTTAGCATCTTATAGTTGCAAACTCGAGCAttccttctctttctttcatttggACAAGTAAAGTAACTCTCAAATCTCAATGTTACCAAAAAAAGGTACAAAAGAGATATATGATAACGAAGGATCTAAACAACGATATCGTACTCCACAAAATCATACAATCATCTATGTTTATATGTATGCTATGATTGCTCCAAAGGTAAATAAGAATAACATTCATCCTTTGTATTTCTTTACAAAGGTAAATTTAgctatttgaaggtttgaaaaagCAAACTGGGACAAGTTCACATTAAGGTCATCCAGATGCAGTAGAAAAGACTAGCACTGTTTTTTTTCTCAAGAAACTTTGACCTGGTCAGATTTCCATCTTATAGCAGATAATAACCGATCGAGTCCCAGCAAGCATAGTTATGCTTTTCAAAGGGACATATTTGCTAATTATAGTAGTACAAGATTTCAAGGAAGACTATTTCAGTTTCCCGCACATAGGGAAAAGAAAAGCAATTAAACAAAATTATTAATTCAAAGAGTCGTGGATTTTCAGCAAGCTCATTGTCCTCCCACCAAAAATGATGTATTGTGGGATGACCACTAATTGTCACCAAATTTCCTGGAGATAGCTATTTTGCTAATCAAATTGAACATTGCTCGGATACCAATATCTAGCAGTTATACTTTTATTCACAGTGGAAAACATCAAATCATATGATACTTAATTCAGATAAACCTAACTCCCAGCTATGTAGGGTTCGCATTCACAATACCTGCTCTAAAACATGTTTATCAAAATAGTTAAGTCTACAACACAGGAAACAAGTTGAATAGTTCAgtacaaaagagaaagaaacttACAATACTTTATAAGCTGTTCCTGAGCTAAACTTTCTAGGCGCTGCTTTAGGGCTTTATTCTCCATGCTGAGGATAAGATTCTGCTGGTTAAGAAATTCAAGCTCTGCAGACACTTCAGAACTTTCAGCCTGAAATCATAGCAACTAGTCAGATTTACAAATTTTATGAAAAGGCAACATCCATTTCACATCAAGGTGCCGGTATACATATTTCAAAGGTTCAGCTGATACATGCCTGCAAAACTTGTACGTTTCTTTCCAGTTCAGCTATGTACTGAAGCTTTCTGACCCTTGATCGTTGAGCAAATTGCCTGAGTTTCATGATATTTTTTAAGGTTAATAAACTTCAtactgtttttgttttttttttttttgggggggggggagggggaggggggcaaAATTAGCTGCTTAAAATGTTTTAAGTAACATCCTGAGAATGCCCAACAGAATGAGAAGGAAATTactgacttttttttttctcaaaatacACAATTATAGGACAATTTACATTTTAATAGAGATTTACAGCTAAATAAAAATACTCCATGTCAACTTAATTAGACAAAGCCACTTGATTCATGTTAAGATGACGAAAAGCGAAGTCTGATTAAGCACACGTTTGTGGTAATAAGTCGCAACTTTGGAGTTACTTAAGAATGCAAAAATATGGAATAAAAATCTTGAAGATGAGAAAATAACTGGAAAGGATTGAAGTAAATTTGGTACCGAAGAGAAACAGCTCAAGTTGAGATGGCATGAATACGGACTATTTACCATGTCATCCAAATGGCATACTCTGTATGGATGTGTTTTTCTAAAGCATATCCCCTTTCcctttccaattttttttttttttttgtgtgtgtgtgtgtgggggggggggggggggttgtaaAGTGCCTTAAACTTACTGCTTTGCACGTTTCGTGTCAGTTTCTGATGAAGAACTCTTGCTTTGAGAGGAATCTTTTTTCTCAACAGACCCTTTGCCAGATTCGGCTAAATTCTGCTTGTCGCTTCCTGCAGATTTAGGCCTGTCTCCGTCTTGTGGGGGGCAAGGTGATCCAGAGCTCTGAATACAGAGATCTTCCCTAGGAGAGGAAAGGTTACGGAGATGCAATACTGTATTTGAAGATGCATCCTTTGTCCTATTCTTCCGTTGGATTGAGGAGTTTTGATCAACATAAGAAACAGCATGCCGAGCATCTTTGTAATAGTCAAAGTCTTGTGACCCCCAGGAAGGAATACGAGTCATATTTCCGAACTTGTTATCCACTTGAGCTATGTAATCTACGCCTGCAATGTTAGCAGCATCAAAATATGCAAAGGAGTCACTTGATGAGCGTCGATGGCTGCCTCTGCGTACAGGAGTTTCTGGCTCATTAAGAAGATCGTCCAACCAAGAGGGTTGCTCCTCTATAAGACAGCTTTCAGAGGAAGTACGCTGATGATGTGAATTTCCATCTCTGGGTTTCAGGATGCCCTTTTGGTTGACAGCAGAACTGGGAACATAATCGAGATAAGACGGGGCCATGCTAGGAAATGGACTTTTAGGAGGCAGTAAAGAGCACCTTCCGTTGTACATCAAACTTCTCATACTAGATGGCCCCTTAGTGTTCGCCATAGCAAAGCGCACAAGATCCCTATAAGATAAAGAACATATATTTGAAAGTGGGATAAGTAAACCTTCAAAAGTATAACAGCTCTTGATAAAGGCAAATccagtaaaaataaaaaatagaaagaacACTTTGTGAACAGCACGGGTTCCCTGTAAAGATCCCATTATTTAGCAAGCGGAGTATCACGACCAAATCCCAAATTTCTTTTCCAATAATTACGAGTCAGATTCCAGACCCAAACTAAAGGAGATGAGGCAACAATAGGTACTGAAAACATTCTGCACCATTAACTATATGAACGAATAGCAGTCCCGTCAATgggatataatcaaattcaaAGAAACCATGATCTTTCTGGAAAATCTAGCCTTCCTAAAACACCAGGTATTTTCCTTATAAGAAAAAGAACATACATATGAAAGTGGGATAAGTAAACCTTCAAAAGTTAACAGCTCTTGATAAAGGCAAACACagtaaaaatgaaaaacaaaaatacaCTTTGTGAACAACACGGGTCCCTGTAAAGACAATCTCATTATTTAGGAAGCGAAGTATCACGACCAAATCCCGAATTTCTTTTCCAATAAATACGAGTCAGATTCCAAACCTAAAACTAAAGGAGATGAAGCAACAATAGGCACTACAAACATTCTGTTCCATTAACTATATGAACAAATAGCAGTCCCGCCAATGGGATATAATCAAATTCTAAGAAACCATGATCTTTCTAGAAAATCTAGCCTTCCGAAATTTTCGAGTATTCAGGGAATTCCCGGTTCATTCCAGATTGCATCAATATGGATGATCCATTGGGAATCTCTAAATCATTCATTTATGAGCTTCAAGCCTTGCAATCTTTTGAGATCTTGTATTAATTTCTGTTCATTTTCAAGGTAGAGTTTCTGGCCCTTATAGGATCGGAACAATGAAGCACAAATACCTTATTCCGAGCAAccaagaaagaataaaaaggggAACAAGGAAGAAAAGGTGAAGAAGGAACACAAGCGTTGGGTGAAGAGGAAAAAATGCCTCCCATTTGGAACTGCAAAAGCAATCAAAAATATAGAGACAGGCTACAGCCTCCGGGGAGGAGGCTCATTCTTacatttcctctttctttttcctttctgttTTTGATAAGGAATGAGGAGGTAATGTGTGGGACATGGATTGTGTCAGAATCCAGTAACTGTTCGAAACCATTATGTTTTCTACAGCTCTGTACTAAAAGTAATTTAATGGTTCCAAATTTAGACTATCCTATCTACAAAGTGATTTATGCTGGAAATGAGACAACACCTTGAACCGCCCTAACGGACAAGCCCAAGACTACCACCACAAATGAATGGGCGAAAGCACCCACAGAAAAATTAACAACGGAAAGAAAAATTAATCACAAGTTCATAACCTTATTCAAAAGGACAAGAATTGTTTCCTAATGCTGTAACATGCAGGTAGACTTTTCCGTAATTGTACTGTTATGTGGAAGAAAGAAGCACTATTTTAGCTCATCTAGATCCTTCTTCCAGCTGGTATCACTTGGGACATGAAAAGCAGAAGAAGCTAAATAGCTTTAACTTGGACTTTATTTTCATCATATTAGTATTGGCAATGGTCAAAATATTCTCTTTGTACGTCACGACTCAAACATGAATTTTCACATGAAGATTAGGCTAAATGTATGCTTCTCAGGCTGGAAGCAGTTAGCAAAGCAAATTTATCTCACAAGGAAGGGAGCTAAGGAGGTTGGAAATTGCCATTATCTCTGTTGGAAGGAGAAAGACTCCATAAGTCGCATATTTGGCTTGGAATTCTTGTGTATGTTCCGCTCCTCGTAAGATCACTGGATAATATACCAATTGGGTCAAGACTATGTAAGAGGTTGTTTGATTCTAAACTTGAAAAGTTACAAAAGAATCTGGAGCGCCGATGCTCACTATTTGAAATAGTCCATCTGGAAAGGAAGCAACAATTGATGTACTCATGAAACCGCCTAGGTGGGGCACAAAGATAAGCTCATTTCCCCTGGAGAGCTACTATTTCGGCTGCTAGAAAGGACAACAAAGCAACAGAATGTGTTACCATCTTGTAAACTCATGTCACTCATTTGTTTGATGACTAAGTAATCCATGGAAGCTTTGCGAGGagacacccccccccccctttgtaCACTTAATGAGAAAATTCTTTCCGTGTCAATGAAGGTTCATTCCCAATAATGACCAAACAAACTCCAAGCATCCAAGTTcaagaaattaatcaaaacctGCCGCACTTGAAGCGGTCTGCAAAGCGTGAATGCAAACCATAGCACAGCAGCACAACGAATTGATTTTATCAACATTATCTATTTGCCATGGGAAATGGGAAAGCGCTCCATCTTTACGTAAATTTAAACAATCAAAAGGTCAAAGTGTAGCCACACTGCAGGCTCTTCAAGATAAATCTCTATTTACAAATAGTGTATAACATGAGCACCCATCCTTATATCCCAATAAGTTCATCAACCTTCTACCAAATTAACAATCATAACTTGCTTCGATATATATCATCGAGTACAATCTAACAATCATAGTTTTGTGTgaaattatcttcttcttcttttttatgtaTGCTACTTGGACAAGAAATTTTTTCCCCATTCATCAGTTAAATTATTGCCATATACAAAACCAGTTAAACGAccagaaaaattgaagaagaaaaactGCTTTTTCCCCAAATCTCGAACTTCAAAGCATAAACTTGCTAGGTTTAATCAAATTCTCCACCCTTAAACAAAGAAGTGCCAATTAATCAcacgaagaaaaaaaaagatcaaCCTTTTCTCCAAAATTTTCTTCCTCAACTTTTGCTCACATTTTCATAAAAACCAAACAAACGCCTTAAAATCGatcaaataaccaaaaaaaaaactacttaACGAACATATGGACATATTTTCATTTTTCCAACGAAAAATGCTGACCTTTAATTGATAATGAAGAAATTTGCAATGTGATTTCAGGTACAATGGAGAATTAATCAATTCAGGAGCTcagatttcttcttttttatccaatctttttcttctttctttcttcttcttatttgaCAATCTACTTCTTTCCCGTTGAAAAGGTATACTGCCCAAAATGACCTGTTTtattgctttctttatttttactgTCTCAGCCCCACAAGTTTTCGTTATTCGTGAAACAGCCCCTAATCTATTTAACACGTTCATTTATCATAGTATATTTTAGTTTAATCTACTTTTGCGGCTACATTGAACATATTACTAGGATATTTATTAAATGAATTATATGATCAAAAACTACATCAAAAGTGTTGCAAGTTGCAatcatgtcaaaataaaaatgaATTTAGCGCCAAGAGTAAAgtgactatttttatttttatgcaaAAATTAAGTATTTTGTTTTATTCATATtgacaaaaaaaattatatttcctCGATAAAAAATTACTACgtatataatattttactttttttaactTTCTACTTATAGCGTTGATAATTGTTTTAAGTTTAGTAATAACAAACGcgtttattttataattatttgtttttatgGATATTATCATGAATAGAAGATTAATGCCACCCGTTTCCCAACTCAGGCTTTTTTAGCAATCTGTACTAAAGTATATTATTAGTATTAAAAATTGTCAGAATTATTTGTTATGAGTATAGCTCATTATTTAGTATTCCACCCAACTAGTGGTGTGTGACAGAATTCATACAGCTCATTGTGGCAGTCCCAACTCCCACATTATAGTTTCCAATAACAAGCCTTTATTTAATATCTTACTGAGAAAGgtgtatatttttttctttttgaattggGCAATGAATAACTTCCCAAAATATGCATCATGTCTAGTGTAAGATATAAATATTAAAGCACAAAGTGCAATCTTTATAAAATATAGGTTGGAAAGAGTGTGACGGGTGAACGCTCGTACTATATATACTCTGGTTTTGGCATCCTTGACCCCTTTCCGGTACAGACTTTATTTCAAATtaatagtctgtttggccaaacttctccaagtccaaaacttttttttttcaaaaaaaaaagaagctttttttgaaagttgaagtgtttgagaaaagcacttaaaacttctaaaagcttggtcaaacaagCTACAAGTTCCCACCGTGCTATAgcaaaccaacaacaacaacatagcCAGTGTAATCCTACAAGTTGGATCTAGAAAGGGTACTGTGTACACAAACATTATCCCTAACTTatgcaggtagagaggctgtttccgaaagacagAACCCTTCGTTCAAGGAAAGCATAATCACAACAGTGCTATAGCAAACCAGTTGTACAGAACAACACCTCAGTCAACATCAGCACTTGACATAATAATCACATACTAATTCTATGAAGCATCTGAAAGCTTTCTGCATATCTAGCTAatagtaaaaatatcaactacGTAGTAAAAATCACAAAGGACCACAACATCAGAACTGAGGCTTTATTTGAGTAACGGAAAAGATAAGGGTGTTTATCTAATTGGTGATGAAGAGAGAAAGGCCGCTGggataaaaaagaagaagtaagATTTGATTCCATCATAAGAAAGAGAGGCGGATGAGAACTGAGTTCAATACGTCGGATAAGAAGCATAGTATCATTGATTgcaaaaatatctaaaataaattggGTACCTTCTTACAAGAAAAATACCGAGGGAGGGGGGTCATTTACCCCCCTTACCCCTAACCTTATGCAACACTAACTCCTCTCGGTCTACAGCCCTTGCCTAGTATTCTATTTGCAAAGGGCAAGTATAACAAGAGCACATTGAGTGAAGGTATCACGTATGGCTCACGCAGAGCAAAATCAAGCTCTGGATTTGTATTAATACAACTTGTAAACCTTGACAATAGAGGAATTCATGACCCAAGCAGCTTCTTCCATCTTGCATATCCTAAGATAAGAAGGAAGAGTATTATACAACCTATTGTGATGCCTGTTACAAAAGGCCAAAATACCCCCTGAGTGTGGTATAAGGTACAAGGTATATTCATGCCAAACCACCCAGCTATCAGCGTCTCCATAGCTATAGCAAATGATGCAATGGTCAGTGTCAACTGCAGCTGAATAAGTTCATTACGCTGATTGTCGAGTTGGATATTGACGTAATCTTCTGTGTCATCAATGTACTCACGGACCTGTAAATTATACAATAACAGGGGATTGAAGGATGCAGAACAAAACAAGGAAGACCACAGACATGATTCAAATGCAGACCAAAATAACAGAAAAGTAAGAAGAGAGTTTACAAATTGTACTTATACTACTTAAGAAGAGAGAGTTAATAAATTGTGCATCAACTTATTCATCATTACTAATTGGTAGATGATATTAGGTCTTTTAGAGAATGCTAAGCTCCTGATAACCCAGTCTCTCGCATGGTTTTCATTCCAAATGAAGGGAGGGGGGGGATTGAtctcgagagagagagagagagaggacatTGCACATTATCTCATCTGACTATTATAGGGGCCCAAGAGGaaacctaacaaaagaaaatgagGGAAAAGCAGAGGCAGTAGATTAAACTGAGAGCTGTATATCTGCAGTTGGAATTAGCAAGGTATTGCAATGTCAAATTAAGAAAGTGATGCAGCTAttatttcaattcttttaattCTTCAGTTTCTTTCCCAAGTCTGGAAAGCTTTCTTTACCTTACTGCTTTACCGGAATATGCTGCAAAGATCGACTATTGAGGAAGACATGTCTTACAGCCAAGAAATAAGGAGACTACAAGCTTCTTTCCCCCTTTTCATTATCAAATATCAAGAGGAATTAAGGGTACACGACATCATTTTCAATATAAAGATACTTAAATCAAGATTCATATCATAAAAAAATCCTAGTTGATGGGGCAAAATTGAGGTTCCTTAAAGGTATGAACACCTTATTTAATTCTTCTCTTATATGTGTAACTTGTTTAAAAGTATAATCGTAACTGTCAACAGGAAAGAGGAGCAACAAGTCTATGCCATTACCAACATAAAAAGACGCAAAAAAATGCAAGGGATGCGAGCATATTTTTTTGGGTTTTGGGGGGGGGTGGGTGAACAAAATACTTACAGATAATATCTTGTTGCGAGTGCCTTCCAGCTGCATAAAGTAGGCATCGAGCAACATCTCCAGATCCTCCACATCATTTTCATTAAAATGGTTGCTCACCAAACTTCCACTTCTGCTTCTGGCAGAATTAAGCCTACGAAGATGCGGTGCAACAGGAATAAAGCTATTTGAAACAATAGTTCCCAAATGAGCCTCAGTTTACTAATTCTGAATCCATTTCCTTGTCAAGTACAACTGAGCCATGTCTTCATTGTCATCTAAAAGGTGTTCAATTTCATCTCTAACCTATCATCAAAAAATCTTTACCATTGTAAGCATAACACAGAATAATCAGAGCACAGACAAGTGTCATGGAAGAGAACACTACAATTGAGTTCATCAATGTAGCCCACATGAATATTAAACCCTCCAATTTACGAATCAAAAGTAAGAGAACTAAAGTAGCAAAGGCTCCTTATATGTCTCCTCCCCAAAAATTGTTTTGTACAGGCTATCATACCATTTCAATAGCCAGCACATTCCCGagtatatgtgcaaaatttggtccAACATAAGGCAGACAGATTGCACTACAAATGAACTCAATACTTAAGAGGAGGCATCAGGAAGATTAACTTAAAGTGAGCAACAAGGGCTATTAAAATTGAACGTGGTTTGTGTTTAAGGTGTACAAACTGATACCAATAGTTGTTCACCCAATAAGCCATAACACAATGAATATGAAGTACTTTACTAGTAAGTCTGCATTAGATGATGACAACAAGTAACAAGTTCTTTTCCTGGTCAAACAAATTTCCAACAGCCAACTATGAACACCTTAGCACTGAAATCTATTCATTATCTGACTTGTGCATAAGGGTGTTACACAAAGTGGGAAACTATATCCATAATGTCAAGAAATGAACAGAAATTACTAGAAGA of the Nicotiana tabacum cultivar K326 chromosome 7, ASM71507v2, whole genome shotgun sequence genome contains:
- the LOC107774853 gene encoding uncharacterized protein At4g06598-like; its protein translation is MANTKGPSSMRSLMYNGRCSLLPPKSPFPSMAPSYLDYVPSSAVNQKGILKPRDGNSHHQRTSSESCLIEEQPSWLDDLLNEPETPVRRGSHRRSSSDSFAYFDAANIAGVDYIAQVDNKFGNMTRIPSWGSQDFDYYKDARHAVSYVDQNSSIQRKNRTKDASSNTVLHLRNLSSPREDLCIQSSGSPCPPQDGDRPKSAGSDKQNLAESGKGSVEKKDSSQSKSSSSETDTKRAKQQFAQRSRVRKLQYIAELERNVQVLQAESSEVSAELEFLNQQNLILSMENKALKQRLESLAQEQLIKYLEHEVLERERGRLRALYQQQQQPQQLSSSHRRNTSRDLDQQFSNLSLRQKEADRDPVSGQLHI
- the LOC107774852 gene encoding uncharacterized protein LOC107774852, whose product is MAEENQNKKKTNNPKTYQVRKECIKRKTMELSTLCDIKCCTIITSPQGELQTWPENLDAVKQVLNLYTKTLTPNKKANKELSEKEEEIDILTLVESKLDAVNNRILYLENKNAGFVSNSKGKVRNRGLNDLLIDWKQ